The following proteins come from a genomic window of Mycolicibacterium rufum:
- a CDS encoding DUF1622 domain-containing protein has translation MTTSAVAIEILPESALRSMVDLMVRLIEACGAVVIMIGAVVAIVKFVAALGRRDINQFSAVRLSLARFLVLGLEFQLAADVLRTAISPSFSEIGKLAAIAAIRTLLNYFLNREIAQEQREIDALKRPPPP, from the coding sequence ATGACGACTTCTGCGGTGGCGATCGAGATCCTGCCGGAGTCGGCGCTGCGCTCGATGGTCGATCTGATGGTGCGGTTGATCGAGGCGTGCGGCGCGGTCGTCATCATGATCGGTGCTGTCGTGGCGATCGTGAAGTTCGTCGCTGCGCTGGGCCGCCGCGACATCAACCAGTTCTCGGCGGTCCGGCTCTCGCTCGCGCGTTTCCTGGTGCTGGGGCTGGAGTTCCAGCTCGCCGCCGACGTGTTGCGCACCGCGATCTCGCCGTCGTTCTCCGAGATCGGCAAGCTGGCGGCGATCGCGGCCATCCGCACGCTGCTCAACTATTTCCTCAACCGCGAGATCGCCCAGGAGCAGCGCGAGATCGACGCGCTCAAGAGACCGCCTCCCCCATGA
- the recX gene encoding recombination regulator RecX, whose protein sequence is MTMSSPLPSTSDRAEQARALCLRLLTARARTRSELEERLAKRGYPEDVSAQVLDRLQQVGLIDDEDFAEQWVRSRQLHAGKGKRALAAELRNKGVDNEVIAAALSGIDAGAERTRAEQLVRDKLRREKLGDPGDRDAENKVARRLVAMLARRGYGQSMALDVVTAELANERERRRV, encoded by the coding sequence ATGACGATGTCCTCCCCGCTCCCGTCGACTTCTGATCGTGCCGAGCAGGCGCGGGCCCTGTGCCTGCGCCTGCTCACCGCACGGGCCCGGACGCGTTCGGAGCTCGAGGAGAGGCTGGCCAAACGCGGCTACCCCGAGGACGTCAGCGCCCAGGTGCTCGACCGGCTCCAGCAGGTGGGGCTGATCGATGACGAGGACTTCGCCGAGCAGTGGGTGCGGTCGCGGCAACTGCACGCGGGAAAAGGCAAGCGCGCGTTGGCTGCCGAGTTGCGGAACAAGGGCGTCGACAACGAGGTGATCGCCGCGGCGCTGTCGGGGATCGACGCCGGCGCGGAGCGCACGCGGGCCGAGCAACTGGTCCGCGACAAGCTGCGCCGCGAGAAGCTCGGCGATCCGGGGGACCGGGACGCCGAGAACAAGGTGGCGCGGCGGTTGGTCGCGATGCTGGCACGGCGCGGCTACGGCCAGTCGATGGCGCTCGACGTCGTCACCGCCGAACTCGCGAACGAACGGGAACGGCGCCGGGTCTAA
- the recA gene encoding recombinase RecA: MAQQAPDREKALELALAQIDKNFGKGSVMRLGDEVRQPISVIPTGSIALDVALGIGGLPRGRVVEIYGPESSGKTTVALHAVANAQAAGGIAAFIDAEHALDPDYAKKLGVDTDALLVSQPDTGEQALEIADMLVRSGAIDLIVIDSVAALVPRAEIEGEMGDSHVGLQARLMSQALRKMTGALNNSGTTAIFINQLREKIGVMFGSPETTTGGKALKFYASVRLDVRRIETLKDGTDAVGNRTRVKVVKNKVSPPFKQAEFDILYGKGISKEGSLIDMGVEHGFIRKSGSWFTYEGEQLGQGKENARNFLLENVDVANEIEKKIKEKLGIGAVVTDDDVLPAPVDF; encoded by the coding sequence ATGGCGCAGCAAGCCCCTGATCGCGAGAAGGCCCTGGAACTGGCCCTCGCCCAGATCGACAAGAACTTCGGCAAGGGCTCGGTGATGCGACTCGGCGACGAGGTCCGCCAGCCCATCTCGGTCATCCCGACCGGCTCCATCGCCCTGGACGTCGCGCTCGGGATCGGCGGGTTGCCGCGCGGCCGCGTCGTCGAGATCTACGGTCCGGAGTCCTCCGGCAAGACCACCGTCGCCCTGCACGCCGTGGCCAACGCCCAGGCCGCCGGCGGCATCGCGGCGTTCATCGACGCCGAGCACGCGCTGGACCCGGATTACGCCAAGAAGCTCGGCGTCGACACCGACGCCCTGCTGGTCTCGCAGCCCGACACCGGTGAGCAGGCGCTTGAGATCGCCGACATGCTGGTGCGCTCCGGCGCCATCGACCTCATCGTCATCGACTCGGTGGCCGCGCTGGTGCCCCGTGCCGAGATCGAGGGCGAGATGGGGGACAGCCACGTCGGCTTGCAGGCCCGGCTGATGAGCCAGGCGCTGCGCAAGATGACCGGTGCGCTGAACAACTCGGGCACCACCGCGATCTTCATCAACCAGCTGCGCGAGAAGATCGGTGTGATGTTCGGTTCGCCCGAGACCACCACGGGCGGTAAGGCGCTGAAGTTCTACGCCTCGGTGCGCCTGGACGTGCGACGGATCGAGACGCTCAAGGACGGCACCGACGCGGTGGGCAACCGCACGCGGGTCAAGGTCGTCAAGAACAAGGTGTCGCCGCCGTTCAAGCAGGCCGAGTTCGACATCCTCTACGGCAAGGGCATCAGCAAGGAGGGGTCGCTCATCGACATGGGCGTCGAGCACGGCTTCATCCGCAAGTCCGGCTCCTGGTTCACCTACGAGGGGGAGCAGCTGGGGCAGGGCAAGGAGAACGCCCGCAACTTCCTGCTCGAGAACGTCGACGTCGCCAACGAGATCGAGAAGAAGATCAAGGAGAAGCTCGGTATCGGCGCCGTCGTGACGGATGACGATGTCCTCCCCGCTCCCGTCGACTTCTGA
- a CDS encoding alpha/beta hydrolase — protein sequence MTTRQDVRIPAGREQIAAYLYTPDGPGPAGSGRPCIVMAHGFTATRDDGLPAYAEAFCAAGYVVVVFDYRGFGASTGTPRQLLDIGMQHADYHTVVACARRLDGVDPDRIVLWGSSFSGGHVLAVAAEDPRIAAVISQAPFTDGIATLRAQPLSFVPKGLAAGLRDQIGAWRGRPPHLMAAVGDPGTVAAMTSPDAKPGFEAIVGPNSLWRNEFSARVALRLGLYRPGTVTARLTMPLLICVCENDLVTPPSPTIAAAQRAPRGELRRYPYGHFDIYRDPQVKADQLAFLRRVFADVAG from the coding sequence ATGACCACGCGACAAGACGTCCGCATCCCGGCCGGCCGCGAGCAGATCGCCGCCTATCTGTACACGCCGGACGGGCCCGGCCCGGCGGGCTCCGGCAGGCCGTGCATCGTGATGGCCCACGGGTTCACCGCCACCCGCGACGACGGACTGCCCGCCTACGCCGAGGCATTCTGCGCGGCCGGCTACGTCGTGGTGGTGTTCGACTACCGCGGCTTCGGCGCCTCCACCGGGACGCCGCGCCAGCTGCTCGACATCGGGATGCAGCACGCCGACTATCACACCGTGGTGGCGTGTGCCCGCCGCCTCGACGGGGTCGATCCCGACCGGATCGTGCTCTGGGGCTCGTCGTTCAGCGGCGGGCACGTGCTGGCCGTGGCGGCCGAGGATCCGCGGATCGCGGCGGTGATCTCCCAGGCGCCGTTCACCGACGGGATCGCGACGTTGCGCGCCCAACCGCTGTCGTTCGTCCCGAAGGGGCTGGCCGCGGGACTGCGGGACCAGATCGGCGCCTGGCGCGGGCGGCCGCCCCACCTGATGGCCGCCGTCGGTGACCCGGGCACCGTCGCCGCGATGACCTCCCCCGACGCCAAACCCGGATTCGAGGCGATCGTCGGCCCGAACTCTCTGTGGCGCAACGAATTCAGCGCCCGCGTCGCGCTGCGCCTTGGCCTGTACCGGCCCGGTACCGTGACCGCCCGGTTGACCATGCCGCTGCTGATCTGCGTGTGCGAGAACGACCTCGTCACACCCCCGAGCCCCACCATCGCGGCGGCGCAGCGCGCACCGCGCGGGGAGTTACGCCGATACCCCTACGGCCATTTCGACATCTACCGCGACCCGCAGGTCAAGGCCGACCAACTCGCGTTCCTGCGCCGGGTGTTCGCCGACGTCGCCGGCTAA
- a CDS encoding hydrogenase maturation nickel metallochaperone HypA: MHEMAITQSVVDAVCEHAAGRRVHGVRLEIGALCALVPDSMQFCFELATEGTLAEGAYLDIDMRPGAGRCRTCGDSVVLQDFILLCPCGSADVEVTAGHDIRIRSMEVS, translated from the coding sequence ATGCACGAGATGGCGATCACCCAGAGTGTCGTCGATGCCGTGTGCGAGCACGCCGCCGGTCGGCGCGTGCACGGCGTCAGGCTGGAGATCGGGGCGTTGTGCGCGCTGGTTCCCGACTCCATGCAGTTCTGCTTCGAGCTCGCCACCGAAGGCACCCTGGCCGAGGGCGCGTACCTCGACATCGACATGCGGCCCGGGGCTGGGCGCTGCCGCACCTGCGGCGACAGCGTCGTCCTGCAGGACTTCATCCTGCTCTGCCCGTGTGGCAGCGCCGACGTCGAGGTGACCGCCGGCCACGACATCCGGATTCGATCGATGGAAGTGAGCTGA
- the hypB gene encoding hydrogenase nickel incorporation protein HypB yields the protein MCATCGCGGDEPAITVAGAPAPHHDHDHDHDHHHAHTHTVELEHRVLAKNDALAERNRRWLAQRRIVALNLTSSPGAGKTTLLERTVRELRTSPVTVIEGDQETLLDAERIRATGVPAVQINTGAGCHLDAQMVGEALGTLDPPENSLLFIENVGNLVCPAMFDLGELTKVVIISVTEGTDKPLKYPHMFAAAGLVLINKSDLLPYVDFDVDRCASYARSVNPGVTIMTVSATTGQGVAEWYRWIEIQQHNMSSDRLWRPSVDNGYPRE from the coding sequence ATGTGCGCAACCTGCGGGTGCGGCGGCGACGAACCGGCCATCACCGTCGCCGGCGCGCCGGCACCCCACCACGACCACGACCACGACCACGACCACCACCATGCGCACACCCACACCGTCGAGCTCGAACACCGCGTGCTGGCCAAGAACGACGCGCTTGCTGAGCGGAACCGTCGGTGGCTGGCGCAACGCCGGATCGTCGCGCTGAACCTCACCAGCTCCCCGGGCGCCGGAAAGACCACGCTGCTGGAGCGGACCGTCCGTGAGCTGAGGACCAGCCCGGTGACCGTCATCGAAGGCGATCAGGAAACGCTGCTCGACGCCGAGCGCATCCGCGCGACCGGAGTGCCCGCCGTGCAGATCAACACCGGCGCCGGCTGCCACCTCGACGCGCAGATGGTCGGTGAGGCACTGGGCACACTGGATCCGCCGGAGAACTCGCTGCTGTTCATCGAGAACGTGGGGAACCTCGTCTGTCCGGCCATGTTCGACCTCGGGGAACTGACGAAGGTCGTGATCATCTCCGTGACCGAGGGCACCGACAAACCGCTGAAATATCCGCACATGTTCGCCGCGGCGGGACTGGTGCTCATCAACAAGTCCGACCTGTTGCCCTATGTCGACTTCGATGTCGACCGATGCGCAAGCTACGCAAGGTCCGTCAACCCTGGCGTCACCATCATGACGGTGTCGGCGACGACCGGCCAAGGGGTCGCGGAATGGTATCGCTGGATCGAGATCCAGCAACACAACATGTCGTCGGACCGTTTGTGGCGACCATCCGTTGACAACGGATATCCGCGGGAGTAA
- a CDS encoding hydrogenase expression protein HypE — protein sequence MPLEAAVKAEEALIHVLWINAGLSCDGDSVALTAATQPSIEEIALGALPGLPKVAVHWPLIDFECGPNGGADDFLEWFFKADRGELEPFVLVVEGSIPNEKIKDEGYWCGFGNDPATGQPMTTSEWLDRLAPKATAVVAVGTCATYGGIHAMAGNPTGAMGVPDYLGWDWKTKAGIPIVCVPGCPIHPDNLSETLTYLLYMATDQAPMIPLDDALRPTWLFGATVHEGCDRAGYYEQGDFATEYGSPKCIVKLGCWGPVVKCNVPKRGWINGVGGCPNVGGICIGCTMPGFPDKFMPFMDEPPGGKLSSAASGLYGSVIRNLRHVTGRTVDKEPRWRHPGTQLETGATRTW from the coding sequence ATGCCTCTCGAGGCAGCAGTCAAAGCGGAAGAGGCACTGATCCATGTTCTGTGGATCAACGCCGGTTTGAGTTGTGACGGCGATTCAGTGGCGTTGACTGCCGCCACTCAACCCAGCATCGAGGAGATCGCTCTCGGCGCGCTCCCCGGCCTGCCCAAGGTCGCCGTCCACTGGCCACTGATCGACTTCGAGTGCGGACCGAACGGGGGCGCCGACGACTTCCTCGAATGGTTCTTCAAAGCGGACAGAGGCGAATTGGAACCATTCGTACTGGTCGTCGAGGGGTCCATCCCGAACGAGAAGATCAAGGACGAAGGATACTGGTGCGGGTTCGGTAACGACCCGGCAACCGGCCAGCCGATGACCACCAGCGAATGGCTGGATCGCCTCGCCCCCAAGGCGACCGCGGTGGTGGCGGTGGGGACGTGCGCCACCTACGGCGGCATCCACGCGATGGCGGGCAACCCGACGGGCGCCATGGGAGTGCCCGACTATCTCGGATGGGACTGGAAGACCAAGGCGGGCATCCCGATCGTGTGCGTGCCCGGTTGCCCGATCCACCCGGACAACCTGTCGGAGACGTTGACGTACCTGTTGTACATGGCCACCGACCAGGCCCCGATGATCCCGCTGGACGACGCTCTGCGGCCCACATGGCTGTTCGGCGCCACCGTGCACGAGGGGTGCGACCGGGCCGGCTACTACGAGCAGGGTGATTTCGCCACCGAGTACGGGTCGCCGAAATGCATTGTCAAGCTTGGCTGCTGGGGTCCTGTCGTCAAGTGCAACGTGCCCAAACGCGGCTGGATCAACGGCGTCGGCGGTTGCCCGAACGTCGGCGGCATCTGCATCGGCTGCACCATGCCGGGCTTCCCCGACAAGTTCATGCCCTTCATGGACGAACCGCCCGGCGGCAAGCTCTCCAGCGCGGCGTCCGGACTCTACGGCTCGGTGATCCGCAACCTGCGCCACGTCACGGGTCGCACGGTCGACAAAGAACCCAGGTGGCGGCATCCCGGCACGCAGCTCGAGACCGGAGCGACGCGCACCTGGTAG
- a CDS encoding nickel-dependent hydrogenase large subunit — protein sequence MTTIIPEPSHVKRDPGQLVEMAWDPITRIVGSLGIYTKIDFENREVVECHSTSSIFRGYSIFMKGKDPRDAHFITSRICGICGDNHATCSCYCQNMAYGVQPPHLGEWLINLGEAAEYMFDHNIFQENLVGVDYCEKMVSETNPSVLAKAENTQSPHADAHGYRTIADIMRALNPFTGDFYREALQVSRWTREMFCLMEGRHVHPSTLYPGGIGTTATIQLMTDYMTRLMRYVEFMKKVVPMHDDLFDFFYEALPGYDQVGLRRTLLGCWGSFQDPEVCNFAYKDMERWGNAMFVTPGVVIDGKLHTHSLVDINLGIRILLGHSYYDDWSDQEMFVKTDPLGNPIDRRHPWNQHTNPKPQKRDFDGNYSWVMSPRWFDGKDHLALDTGGGPLARLWSTALAGLVDIGYVKATGSSVQINLPKTALRGPVELEWRIPQYGSNTLERNRARTYFQAYSAACALHFAEKALVEIRAGRTKTWEKFEVPDEGIGCGFTEAVRGVLSHHMVIRDGKIANYHPYPPTPWNANPRDSYGTPGPYEDAVQGQPIFEENDREHFKGIDVMRTVRSFDPCLPCGVHMYLGGGKHLNLLHSPTQSVTGE from the coding sequence ATGACAACGATCATCCCCGAGCCGTCCCACGTCAAGCGCGACCCCGGCCAACTGGTGGAGATGGCCTGGGACCCGATCACCCGCATCGTCGGCAGCCTCGGCATCTACACCAAGATCGATTTCGAGAACAGGGAAGTCGTCGAGTGCCACAGCACCTCGTCGATCTTCCGCGGCTACTCGATCTTCATGAAGGGCAAGGACCCCAGAGACGCGCACTTCATCACCAGCCGCATCTGCGGCATCTGCGGGGACAACCACGCAACCTGTTCGTGCTACTGCCAGAACATGGCGTACGGCGTCCAGCCGCCGCATCTGGGTGAATGGCTCATCAACCTCGGCGAGGCTGCCGAATACATGTTCGACCACAACATCTTTCAAGAAAACCTGGTGGGGGTCGACTACTGCGAGAAGATGGTGTCCGAAACCAATCCCAGCGTGCTCGCCAAGGCCGAGAATACCCAATCCCCGCACGCCGATGCGCACGGCTACCGCACGATCGCCGACATCATGAGGGCGCTCAACCCCTTCACCGGCGACTTCTACCGCGAGGCGCTCCAGGTAAGCAGGTGGACCCGGGAGATGTTCTGCCTGATGGAAGGCCGGCACGTCCACCCCTCCACGCTCTATCCCGGCGGGATCGGCACCACCGCCACCATCCAGTTGATGACCGACTACATGACGCGGCTGATGCGCTACGTGGAGTTCATGAAGAAAGTCGTGCCGATGCACGACGACCTGTTCGACTTCTTCTACGAGGCGTTGCCCGGCTACGACCAGGTGGGCCTGCGGCGCACCCTGCTCGGCTGCTGGGGATCGTTCCAGGACCCCGAGGTGTGCAACTTCGCCTACAAGGACATGGAGCGCTGGGGCAACGCCATGTTCGTCACACCCGGCGTGGTCATCGACGGCAAGCTGCACACCCATTCACTGGTGGACATCAACCTCGGTATCCGAATCCTTCTGGGCCACAGCTACTACGACGACTGGTCCGACCAGGAGATGTTCGTCAAGACGGATCCGCTGGGGAATCCGATCGATCGACGACATCCGTGGAACCAGCACACCAATCCCAAGCCGCAGAAGCGGGATTTCGACGGCAACTACAGCTGGGTGATGTCGCCGCGGTGGTTCGACGGTAAGGACCACCTGGCGCTGGACACCGGGGGCGGCCCGCTGGCACGGCTCTGGTCGACGGCGCTGGCCGGCCTGGTGGACATCGGGTACGTCAAGGCGACGGGTTCCAGCGTGCAGATCAACCTGCCGAAGACGGCGCTGAGAGGACCCGTCGAACTCGAGTGGAGGATCCCGCAGTACGGCAGCAACACCCTCGAACGCAACCGCGCCCGGACGTACTTCCAGGCCTACTCCGCCGCATGCGCCCTGCACTTCGCCGAGAAGGCGCTCGTGGAGATCCGCGCCGGACGCACCAAGACATGGGAGAAGTTCGAGGTGCCCGACGAGGGCATCGGCTGCGGGTTCACCGAGGCAGTGCGCGGCGTGCTGTCCCACCATATGGTGATCCGCGACGGCAAGATCGCGAACTACCATCCGTACCCCCCGACACCGTGGAACGCCAACCCGCGGGACAGCTACGGGACGCCGGGGCCCTACGAGGATGCGGTGCAGGGCCAGCCGATCTTCGAGGAGAACGACAGGGAGCATTTCAAGGGTATCGATGTCATGCGAACGGTGCGCAGCTTCGATCCATGCCTGCCGTGTGGGGTGCACATGTACCTGGGCGGGGGGAAGCACCTGAACCTGCTGCACTCACCCACCCAGTCGGTGACCGGGGAATAG
- a CDS encoding NifU family protein has protein sequence MAPPTPPSRDDAKWRTAGDRIQTLLDAVATGGVAARERAEQLVREVTDLYGAALERMIEATLAAKPELAQVFAADDLVASLLLVHGLHPHDTERRVADALESVRPYLGSHGGDVSLLSVTDGVVRLQFQGSCRSCPSSSVTLELAVRDAVRAAAPEITAIEVVAAEPDSTTGVIPADTLLSRVRADGMHANWQPVPALAELRDAEVGGFRVAGMTALACRVGDDVFAYRDRCGACTGSMAGALLTGAVLRCPGCGAAFDVVHAGSGVDGDGRLEPIPVLERDGVLSMALPVSAEVA, from the coding sequence ATGGCCCCACCGACGCCGCCGAGCCGAGACGACGCGAAGTGGCGCACGGCGGGTGACCGGATACAGACGCTGCTGGACGCGGTCGCAACGGGCGGGGTGGCCGCGCGGGAGCGCGCCGAGCAATTGGTACGCGAGGTGACCGATCTCTACGGAGCGGCGCTGGAGCGGATGATCGAGGCGACCCTGGCCGCGAAACCGGAACTCGCGCAGGTGTTCGCAGCCGACGATCTCGTGGCCAGCCTGCTTCTCGTGCACGGCCTGCATCCGCACGACACCGAGCGCCGGGTGGCCGATGCGCTGGAGTCCGTCCGGCCCTATCTCGGCTCGCACGGTGGCGATGTCTCGCTGCTGAGCGTGACCGACGGTGTCGTGCGCCTACAGTTCCAGGGCAGCTGCAGGAGCTGTCCGTCCTCTTCGGTGACGCTGGAACTCGCGGTGCGGGATGCGGTGCGCGCGGCCGCCCCGGAGATCACGGCGATCGAAGTGGTTGCCGCCGAACCGGATTCGACGACCGGCGTGATACCGGCGGACACGCTGTTGAGCCGGGTGCGGGCCGACGGAATGCACGCGAACTGGCAGCCGGTACCTGCGCTGGCCGAGTTGCGCGACGCCGAGGTCGGCGGTTTCCGCGTGGCGGGCATGACCGCTCTCGCTTGCCGCGTCGGCGATGACGTGTTCGCCTACCGCGACCGCTGCGGCGCCTGTACCGGATCGATGGCCGGCGCCCTCCTGACCGGCGCCGTCCTGCGGTGCCCCGGCTGCGGTGCCGCGTTCGACGTGGTCCACGCCGGCTCCGGTGTCGACGGCGACGGTCGTCTGGAGCCGATCCCGGTGCTCGAGCGCGACGGTGTGCTCTCGATGGCACTGCCCGTGTCCGCGGAGGTGGCGTGA
- a CDS encoding DUF5947 family protein has product MQGAFDVLTRIRAERGTPPRAGERCEMCSEPVADEHQHVVDVEVRQLMCVCRGCYLLFTDSTALLRYRAVPDRYLAFPQFAMDRRAWEALQIPVGLAFFFRNSSLGRTVAFYPGPAGATESELDMQAWDGIRAEDPRVDRLAADTEALLVRAPDSEDAAPHGYLVPIDACYEFVGRLRMLWRGFDGGQEAHVYVHEFFELLEERARVVERT; this is encoded by the coding sequence ATGCAGGGCGCTTTCGATGTGCTGACGCGCATCCGGGCCGAGCGCGGTACCCCGCCGCGCGCGGGCGAGCGCTGCGAGATGTGCTCGGAGCCGGTCGCCGACGAGCACCAGCACGTGGTCGATGTCGAGGTCCGGCAGCTGATGTGTGTCTGTCGCGGCTGCTACCTGCTGTTCACCGACAGCACTGCGCTGTTGCGCTACCGTGCGGTGCCGGATCGCTACCTCGCCTTCCCGCAGTTCGCGATGGACCGTCGCGCGTGGGAGGCGTTGCAGATCCCGGTCGGGCTGGCGTTCTTCTTCCGCAACTCCTCGCTCGGCCGCACCGTGGCCTTCTACCCGGGCCCCGCCGGCGCCACCGAGTCGGAGCTGGACATGCAGGCGTGGGACGGCATCCGCGCCGAAGATCCCCGGGTCGACCGCCTCGCCGCCGACACCGAAGCCCTGCTGGTGCGCGCGCCCGACAGCGAGGACGCCGCGCCACACGGCTATCTCGTGCCGATCGACGCCTGCTATGAGTTCGTCGGCCGACTGCGAATGCTGTGGCGCGGATTCGACGGTGGCCAGGAGGCACATGTCTACGTCCACGAGTTCTTCGAGCTTCTCGAGGAACGCGCCCGGGTGGTGGAGCGCACATGA
- a CDS encoding DUF6084 family protein, giving the protein MTELHFTVVDIAPEPYAVTPMLMARIGTAAMDDEPVHAIALRCQVRIEPLRRSYSEDEAAGLLDLFGPRERWSATQHTFLWQHTSAMVPGFTGTTEVQLPLECTYDFEVKAAKYLLALDAGTVPLQFLFSGTVFVRGNRGFGVQQVPWDREERYDMPVSVWRDLIRLHYPNTGWLRLPRDTIDALAAYRSARGLLGFDEAICELMAAAKELR; this is encoded by the coding sequence ATGACCGAACTCCACTTCACCGTCGTCGACATCGCACCCGAGCCCTACGCCGTGACCCCGATGCTGATGGCCCGAATCGGCACAGCGGCGATGGACGACGAGCCGGTCCACGCGATCGCCTTGCGGTGCCAGGTCAGGATCGAACCGTTGCGGCGCAGCTATTCCGAGGACGAAGCGGCCGGACTACTCGACCTGTTCGGACCTCGCGAACGATGGTCGGCGACGCAGCACACATTCCTGTGGCAGCACACCTCGGCCATGGTGCCGGGATTCACCGGCACCACGGAGGTCCAGCTGCCGCTCGAGTGCACCTACGACTTCGAGGTCAAGGCCGCCAAGTACCTGCTCGCGCTCGACGCGGGCACCGTCCCGCTGCAATTCCTCTTCAGCGGAACTGTTTTCGTCCGCGGTAATCGCGGTTTCGGAGTTCAGCAGGTGCCGTGGGACCGAGAGGAGCGCTACGACATGCCGGTGTCGGTCTGGCGCGATCTCATCCGGCTGCACTATCCCAACACCGGTTGGCTGCGCCTGCCCCGTGACACCATCGACGCGCTGGCCGCCTATCGGTCTGCCCGCGGGCTTCTCGGCTTCGACGAGGCGATCTGCGAACTGATGGCCGCGGCCAAGGAACTGCGATGA
- a CDS encoding DUF6893 family small protein, which produces MEVVGWIAVGLVAAVILAGVVVGVRSVPDVQRYLKMRRM; this is translated from the coding sequence ATGGAAGTAGTCGGCTGGATCGCCGTAGGCCTGGTGGCTGCCGTGATCCTGGCAGGAGTGGTGGTCGGGGTGCGATCCGTCCCCGATGTGCAGCGCTATCTGAAGATGCGCCGCATGTGA
- a CDS encoding hydrogenase maturation protease, which translates to MTPRILVAAIGNIFLGDDGFGPEVMRHIPARLSGPCVRMTDYGIRGMHLAYDLLDSWSALLLVDAVPGRGSPGTVHVFEADHESLAVCARLDAHAMDPGAVFASLAALGGTPPRTVVIGCEVETVEEGIGLSDAVAAAVPKAAQAVEDLVTDLLTRSAAGRG; encoded by the coding sequence GTGACCCCGAGGATCCTGGTGGCCGCGATCGGCAACATCTTCCTCGGGGACGACGGCTTTGGCCCCGAGGTCATGCGGCACATTCCGGCCCGCCTCTCCGGACCGTGTGTTCGGATGACCGACTACGGCATCAGGGGCATGCATCTGGCCTACGACCTCCTCGACAGCTGGTCGGCACTGCTGCTCGTCGACGCCGTGCCCGGCCGCGGTTCACCCGGGACCGTGCACGTGTTCGAGGCCGACCATGAAAGCCTGGCCGTGTGCGCCCGTCTCGATGCGCACGCCATGGATCCGGGTGCGGTGTTCGCGAGCCTCGCCGCGCTCGGCGGGACGCCGCCCCGCACCGTCGTGATCGGCTGTGAGGTCGAGACCGTCGAAGAAGGCATCGGTCTCTCCGACGCCGTTGCGGCCGCGGTGCCCAAGGCGGCACAAGCCGTCGAGGACCTGGTGACCGATCTGCTCACGCGCTCCGCGGCGGGGAGGGGCTGA
- a CDS encoding HypC/HybG/HupF family hydrogenase formation chaperone — translation MCLGIPGQVVGMLDGYGDQLALVDVAGERRKVNVGMLPEEHFAPGDWVIIHMGFVVEKTDKAGADAAMAGLELMGRGHGSGDPP, via the coding sequence ATGTGCCTGGGAATTCCCGGACAGGTCGTCGGCATGCTGGACGGCTACGGTGACCAGCTGGCGCTCGTCGACGTGGCCGGGGAGCGGCGGAAAGTGAATGTGGGGATGTTGCCCGAGGAGCACTTCGCGCCCGGCGACTGGGTGATCATCCACATGGGTTTCGTGGTCGAGAAGACCGACAAGGCCGGCGCGGACGCGGCCATGGCCGGGCTGGAGCTGATGGGCCGGGGTCACGGCAGCGGGGATCCACCATGA